One window from the genome of Salmo salar chromosome ssa25, Ssal_v3.1, whole genome shotgun sequence encodes:
- the LOC106586082 gene encoding acetylcholine receptor subunit alpha, whose translation MITWNPPAIFKSYCEIIVLHFPFDLQNCSMKLGTWTYDGNLVVVNPDSDRPDLSNFMESGEWVMKDYRSWKHWVYYACCPDTPYLDITYHFLMLRLPLYFIVNVIIPCMLFSFLTGLVFYLPTDSGEKMTLSISVLLSLTVFLLVIVELIPSTSSAVPLIGKYMLFTMVFVIASIIITVIVINTHHRSPSTHTMSPWVRKIFIDTIPNLMFFSTMKRPAKEKQDKNIYGADFDISDISGKPTPTAVTYQSPIIKNPDVRSAIEGVKYIAETMKSDEESNSAAEEWKFVAMVLDHILLCVFMAVCIIGTLGVFAGRLIELSMTP comes from the exons ATGATCACGTGGAACCCCCCTGCCATCTTCAAGAGCTACTGTGAGATTATCGTGTTGCACTTCCCCTTCGACCTGCAGAATTGCAGCATGAAGCTGGGTACCTGGACCTATGATGGCAACTTGGTTGTCGTCAATCCC GACAGCGACCGTCCTGACCTGAGTAACTTCATGGAGAGTGGAGAGTGGGTGATGAAGGACTACCGCAGCTGGAAACACTGGGTGTACTATGCCTGCTGCCCAGACACGCCCTACCTGGACATCACCTACCACTTCCTGATGCTGCGGCTGCCCCTCTACTTCATCGTCAACGTCATCATCCCCTGCATGCTCTTCTCATTCCTCACTGGCCTCGTCTTCTATCTGCCCACTGACTCTG GTGAGAAGATGACTCTTAGTAtctctgtcctgctgtctctGACTGTGTTCCTGCTGGTCATCGTGGAGCTCATCCCCTCCACATCCAGTGCTGTGCCGCTCATCGGGAAGTACATGCTCTTCACCATGGTTTTCGTCATTGCCTCCATCATCATCACTGTCATCGTCATCAACACCCACCACCGTTCCCCCAGCACTCACACCATGTCCCCCTGGGTTCGCAAG ATTTTCATTGACACCATTCCCAACCTCATGTTTTTCTCAACAATGAAACGTCCTGCAAAGGAAAAACAGGATAAAAACATCTATGGTGCTGACTTTGACATCTCAGACATCTCAGGCAAACCCACCCCTACTGCAGTCACCTACCAGTCCCCCATCATCAAGAACCCAGATGTACGCAGTGCTATTGAGGGGGTGAAGTACATCGCTGAGACCATGAAATCTGATGAGGAGTCCAACAGT GCTGCTGAAGAGTGGAAGTTTGTAGCCATGGTGCTGGATCACATTCTGCTGTGTGTGTTCATGGCGGTGTGCATCATTGGCACACTGGGGGTGTTCGCAGGCCGTCTCATTGAGCTGAGCATGACGCCCTAG